In one Pseudomonas fitomaticsae genomic region, the following are encoded:
- a CDS encoding bifunctional aminoglycoside phosphotransferase/ATP-binding protein, whose amino-acid sequence MSQSLIAALQNPALYPHPVEGFQVIETHISWVLLTGPYAYKVKKPVNFGFLDFTSLDSREHFCGEELRLNQRLTDDLYLEVIPVTGSAEAPQLGGEGPAIEYLLKMRQFPQTGLLSTLQANGELTTAHVDAMAEQIARFHLNAPKVPAEHDAGTPESVMAPVRQNFEQILPFLSDKNDLLQLDALQAWAESSFDRLKPLFAQRKADGFTRECHGDIHLGNSTLIDGNVVIFDCIEFNEPFRFTDVWADTGFLAMDLEDRGLKSLARRFISQYLELTGDYKGLEVLNFYKAYRALVRAKVALFSMPADATPVQRATTLRQYRNYANLAESYSTIPSRFMAITHGVSAVGKSHVAMRLVEALGAIRLRSDVERKRLFGEQTVANDVQAGIYSADASTATYARLHEIAEVILHAGFPVVIDATYLKREQRDNAAKVAEATGAPFLILDCNAPQAVIESWLAIRQADKKDPSDATLAVIEAQQANREALTPEEILRSKRVQTNESGTLDTVVAQIRQRLPGL is encoded by the coding sequence TGAGCCAGTCCCTGATCGCTGCCCTGCAAAACCCGGCCCTCTACCCGCACCCCGTCGAAGGGTTCCAGGTCATCGAAACCCATATCTCGTGGGTGCTGCTCACCGGCCCTTACGCTTATAAAGTGAAGAAACCGGTGAATTTCGGTTTCCTCGACTTCACCAGCCTCGATTCGCGCGAGCACTTCTGCGGTGAAGAGCTGCGCCTGAACCAGCGCCTGACCGACGATTTGTATCTGGAAGTGATTCCAGTCACCGGCTCTGCCGAAGCCCCGCAACTGGGTGGCGAAGGCCCGGCCATCGAATACCTGCTGAAAATGCGCCAGTTCCCGCAGACCGGCCTGCTCAGCACCCTGCAAGCCAACGGCGAGCTGACCACCGCGCACGTCGACGCGATGGCCGAGCAGATCGCCCGCTTCCACCTCAACGCGCCGAAAGTCCCGGCGGAACACGATGCCGGCACGCCTGAAAGCGTGATGGCGCCGGTGCGCCAGAATTTCGAACAGATCCTGCCGTTCCTCAGCGACAAGAACGATCTGCTGCAACTCGATGCCCTGCAAGCGTGGGCTGAAAGCAGCTTCGATCGCCTGAAGCCACTGTTCGCCCAACGCAAGGCTGACGGCTTCACTCGCGAATGCCACGGTGACATTCACCTGGGCAACTCCACGCTGATCGACGGCAACGTCGTGATCTTCGACTGCATCGAATTCAACGAACCGTTCCGCTTTACTGACGTCTGGGCCGACACCGGCTTCCTGGCAATGGACCTGGAAGACCGTGGCCTGAAATCCTTGGCCCGTCGCTTCATCAGCCAGTACCTGGAACTGACCGGCGACTATAAAGGCCTGGAAGTGCTGAACTTCTACAAGGCTTACCGCGCCCTGGTGCGTGCGAAAGTCGCACTGTTCAGCATGCCGGCCGACGCCACTCCGGTGCAGCGCGCCACCACCCTGCGCCAGTACCGCAACTACGCCAACCTGGCGGAAAGCTACAGCACCATTCCTTCGCGCTTCATGGCGATTACCCACGGCGTGTCCGCTGTAGGCAAAAGCCATGTTGCGATGCGCCTGGTGGAAGCGCTGGGCGCGATCCGCCTGCGTTCCGATGTCGAGCGCAAGCGTCTGTTCGGTGAGCAAACCGTTGCCAATGATGTTCAGGCCGGGATCTACAGCGCCGATGCCAGCACCGCGACTTATGCTCGCCTGCATGAAATCGCCGAAGTGATCCTGCACGCCGGTTTCCCGGTGGTGATCGACGCCACTTACCTCAAGCGCGAACAACGCGACAACGCCGCCAAGGTCGCCGAAGCCACTGGCGCGCCATTCCTGATTCTCGACTGCAATGCTCCGCAGGCCGTGATCGAGAGCTGGCTGGCGATTCGTCAGGCGGACAAGAAGGATCCGTCCGACGCGACCCTCGCCGTAATAGAAGCACAACAGGCCAACCGCGAAGCCCTGACGCCGGAAGAAATCCTGCGCAGCAAACGCGTGCAGACCAATGAATCCGGCACCCTGGACACCGTCGTGGCGCAGATCCGCCAGCGCCTGCCAGGTCTGTAA
- a CDS encoding pentapeptide repeat-containing protein, with translation MSQPKLLDTPLYALLHKDDITGFNNERPKDGPIDMVGGDFRGLDLRELNADGVDFRDAYFRSADLRGIDFRNASLEGASLAHAQISGAYFPPELSADEILMSMNFGTRLRYRTR, from the coding sequence ATGAGCCAGCCGAAACTTCTCGACACCCCGCTTTATGCCTTGCTGCACAAGGACGACATCACAGGTTTCAACAATGAACGCCCGAAAGACGGCCCGATCGACATGGTTGGCGGTGATTTTCGCGGTCTTGACCTGCGTGAACTGAACGCCGATGGCGTGGATTTCCGGGACGCCTACTTCCGTTCCGCCGACCTGCGCGGCATCGACTTTCGCAACGCCTCGCTGGAAGGCGCGAGCCTCGCTCATGCGCAGATTTCCGGGGCCTACTTCCCGCCAGAGCTGAGTGCCGACGAAATCCTGATGTCGATGAATTTCGGTACGCGCCTGCGTTATCGCACTCGCTGA
- a CDS encoding TfoX/Sxy family protein, with translation MNDELQHLKNLGKTSAQWLHAVGIHSASDLRRLGAVDAYRAVRTRGFRASKVLLYAIEGALMDVHWNDIPAERKDALNKQLEAISSRHKN, from the coding sequence ATGAATGATGAACTGCAACACCTGAAGAATCTTGGCAAGACGTCGGCGCAATGGCTGCATGCCGTGGGCATCCATAGCGCCTCCGACTTGCGTCGCCTGGGCGCGGTGGATGCCTACCGGGCTGTGCGCACACGCGGGTTCCGGGCGTCGAAGGTGTTGTTGTACGCGATCGAAGGGGCGTTGATGGACGTGCACTGGAACGACATTCCCGCCGAACGCAAGGATGCGCTGAACAAGCAGCTGGAAGCCATTTCCTCTCGCCACAAGAACTGA
- a CDS encoding Crp/Fnr family transcriptional regulator, whose product MYLLGEQSAQADALINHLQSLPAQWLEGLAPCGPALEMEATDDLLARLPDDQLFLLTQGVITGRLSGRGLFYWHEGDLIGLQQGPEWADCTLYSDNSLTLLPYRRSDLFQHVYRDSSRSEQFLRYLLGQMALLAHAVAEFKPREFRSTNGFKRVEAGDVLIREGDVADHVFVIIEGHAEAFVNGHKVGDVPKDEIFGAMAVFTGEPRNATVIAREASTVMLIPGDQFLSMTRTNPKIAHSLIESMARRIDQLNKQLTAQT is encoded by the coding sequence ATGTACCTGCTCGGGGAACAATCGGCCCAGGCCGATGCATTGATCAACCACTTGCAGAGCTTGCCTGCGCAATGGCTCGAAGGCCTGGCGCCGTGCGGGCCGGCCCTGGAAATGGAAGCCACGGATGATCTGTTGGCACGTTTGCCGGACGATCAGTTGTTCTTGCTCACGCAAGGTGTCATTACCGGCCGACTCAGTGGTCGCGGCTTGTTCTACTGGCACGAGGGAGATTTGATCGGCTTGCAGCAGGGACCGGAGTGGGCGGATTGCACGCTGTACTCAGACAACTCGCTGACATTACTGCCCTATCGCCGAAGCGATTTGTTTCAACATGTGTATAGAGACTCATCGCGCTCGGAGCAGTTTCTGCGCTACCTGCTCGGGCAAATGGCGCTGCTGGCTCACGCCGTTGCCGAGTTCAAGCCGCGTGAGTTTCGCAGCACCAATGGTTTCAAGCGGGTTGAAGCCGGAGACGTCCTGATTCGCGAGGGCGATGTCGCCGACCATGTGTTCGTGATTATCGAAGGACACGCCGAAGCATTTGTTAACGGGCACAAGGTAGGCGACGTCCCCAAGGATGAAATATTCGGCGCAATGGCGGTGTTCACTGGCGAGCCGCGCAATGCCACGGTGATTGCCCGGGAGGCGAGTACTGTGATGCTGATTCCAGGCGATCAGTTTCTGAGCATGACCCGCACCAATCCGAAAATTGCCCACAGCCTGATCGAAAGCATGGCGCGGCGTATCGATCAGCTCAACAAGCAGCTCACAGCCCAGACCTGA
- a CDS encoding ChaN family lipoprotein: MRRILLLAVLWLAGCQHVAAPPVVGDIRDLRSGESLTAQQLLTQLSRPSRLIIGEQHDNADHHAIQLWLLQNLEEARPQGSLLLEMLTPDQQSRVDDVRHAATPPADLPAALAWQDGWDWNLYGPIVRFALTQPGPLLAANLDNIEIRAFYRDPPVLSGERSNAKSVKETLLEQIGDSHCGLLPSSQMPAMLAVQQQRDRRMASRLLAAPAPALLLAGAYHARKDVGVPLHVLDLGAPEAPTVLMLAEQGSQITAAMADYVWFTPATPKPDYCAEMRTQFGKK, from the coding sequence ATGCGCAGGATTTTGCTGTTGGCGGTGTTGTGGCTTGCAGGTTGCCAGCATGTTGCGGCGCCGCCGGTCGTGGGCGATATCCGTGATCTGCGCAGCGGCGAGAGTCTGACGGCGCAGCAATTACTGACGCAACTGAGCAGACCGTCGCGGCTGATCATTGGCGAACAGCATGACAACGCCGATCACCATGCCATTCAATTGTGGTTGTTGCAGAACCTCGAAGAAGCGCGACCCCAGGGCAGTCTCCTGCTGGAAATGCTGACACCCGATCAACAGTCACGGGTCGATGACGTGCGCCATGCCGCAACGCCACCGGCTGATCTTCCCGCTGCATTGGCCTGGCAGGACGGTTGGGACTGGAATCTCTACGGACCGATTGTGCGGTTTGCCCTGACGCAACCCGGGCCGTTGCTGGCGGCTAACCTCGATAACATCGAAATTCGCGCGTTCTACCGCGATCCGCCGGTTCTGAGCGGTGAGCGCAGCAACGCCAAATCTGTGAAAGAGACGCTGTTGGAGCAGATCGGCGATTCTCACTGCGGCTTGCTGCCGTCATCACAAATGCCGGCGATGCTGGCCGTTCAGCAACAACGGGATCGGCGCATGGCTTCGCGTTTGTTGGCGGCGCCCGCGCCTGCCTTGTTATTGGCGGGGGCGTATCACGCGCGCAAGGATGTGGGGGTGCCGCTGCATGTGCTGGATCTGGGGGCGCCCGAAGCGCCGACGGTGCTGATGCTGGCGGAGCAGGGCAGTCAGATTACGGCGGCGATGGCTGATTATGTCTGGTTCACACCGGCCACACCGAAGCCGGATTACTGTGCCGAGATGCGCACACAGTTCGGCAAGAAATGA
- a CDS encoding heme ABC transporter ATP-binding protein, with the protein MLRAHNLHIRRGRKTVLADVSLQLEPGEVLGVLGPNGAGKSTLLGALCGELSVSEGEVLLDGEALSHWSGTQRAQRLAVLPQVSTLDFAFRVEEVVGMGRLPYQSGRVRDDEIVAAALRAADAGHLSGRSYLALSGGERQRVHLARVLAQLWPGQAGQTLLLDEPTSMLDPLHQHTTLQAVREFADRGAAVLVILHDLNLAARYCDRILLLEGGRPVALDTPQQVLRPESLKAVFGLEVLVQPHPERGHPLIIAR; encoded by the coding sequence ATGTTGCGTGCGCACAATCTGCACATCCGACGTGGCCGCAAGACCGTTCTGGCCGATGTCAGCCTGCAACTTGAACCGGGCGAAGTGCTTGGCGTGCTGGGGCCGAATGGTGCCGGCAAAAGCACCTTGCTCGGCGCGTTGTGCGGTGAGCTGAGTGTCAGCGAGGGGGAAGTGCTGCTGGACGGTGAGGCCTTGAGTCATTGGAGCGGCACTCAGCGCGCCCAGCGGCTGGCGGTGTTGCCGCAGGTATCGACGCTGGATTTCGCCTTTCGTGTTGAAGAGGTGGTCGGCATGGGGCGTCTGCCTTATCAGAGCGGGCGGGTGCGCGATGATGAGATCGTCGCTGCCGCATTGCGGGCGGCCGATGCCGGGCACCTGAGTGGCCGCAGTTATCTGGCGTTGTCCGGCGGCGAGCGTCAGCGGGTGCATCTGGCGCGGGTGCTGGCGCAGCTCTGGCCGGGGCAGGCGGGGCAGACCTTGCTGCTGGATGAGCCGACCTCGATGCTCGATCCGCTACATCAACACACGACGCTGCAAGCGGTGCGCGAATTTGCCGATCGTGGCGCGGCGGTGCTGGTGATCTTGCATGATCTCAACCTGGCGGCGCGTTATTGTGATCGCATCTTGCTGCTTGAAGGCGGGCGGCCGGTCGCACTGGATACACCGCAGCAGGTGCTGCGCCCGGAATCGCTGAAGGCGGTTTTCGGTCTGGAAGTGCTGGTGCAACCGCACCCGGAGCGCGGGCATCCGCTGATCATCGCCCGCTGA
- a CDS encoding FecCD family ABC transporter permease yields the protein MLAIWLSLALGPVSLPLFDTLRAALRMIGVPLAPDGLEQAELILGQIRLPRTLLGLAVGGVLALSGVAMQGLFRNPLADPGLVGVSSGAALGAAVAIVGGSFFGGLPEWFGPYLLSVCAFLGGLGVTALVYRLGRRNGQTNVATMLLAGIALTALASSAVGLFTYLADDATLRTLTFWNLGSLNGASYARLWPLLIITAGVALWLPRRAKALNALLLGESEAGHLGIDVERLKRELVFCTALGVGAAVAAAGMIGFVGLVVPHLVRLLAGPDHRVLLPASVLAGASLLLLADLVARLALAPAELPIGIVTAFIGAPFFLYLLLRGRA from the coding sequence CTGCTGGCGATCTGGCTGTCGCTGGCGCTGGGACCGGTGAGTCTGCCGTTGTTCGATACCTTGCGCGCTGCGCTGCGCATGATCGGTGTGCCGCTGGCGCCGGACGGGCTGGAACAGGCTGAACTGATTCTCGGGCAGATTCGCCTGCCGCGTACGTTGCTCGGGCTGGCAGTCGGCGGTGTGCTGGCGCTGTCCGGGGTGGCGATGCAGGGGCTGTTTCGCAATCCTTTGGCCGATCCTGGGTTGGTGGGTGTATCCAGTGGCGCGGCGTTGGGTGCGGCGGTGGCGATTGTCGGAGGTTCGTTTTTTGGCGGATTGCCCGAGTGGTTCGGGCCTTATCTGCTGTCGGTTTGCGCGTTCCTTGGCGGGCTCGGCGTGACGGCGCTGGTGTATCGACTCGGTCGCCGCAACGGGCAGACCAATGTCGCGACCATGCTGCTGGCGGGTATCGCTCTGACGGCGTTGGCCAGCTCGGCGGTGGGGCTGTTTACCTATCTGGCCGACGACGCGACATTGCGCACGTTGACGTTCTGGAACCTGGGCAGCCTTAACGGCGCGAGTTACGCGCGGTTGTGGCCGCTGTTGATCATCACCGCCGGTGTTGCACTCTGGCTTCCACGTCGGGCGAAGGCGCTCAATGCGTTGTTGCTCGGCGAATCGGAAGCCGGGCATTTGGGGATCGATGTCGAACGGCTCAAGCGTGAATTGGTGTTCTGCACGGCGTTGGGCGTCGGCGCGGCGGTTGCAGCGGCGGGCATGATCGGTTTTGTCGGGCTGGTGGTGCCGCATCTGGTGCGCTTGCTCGCCGGACCCGATCACCGGGTACTGCTGCCGGCATCGGTGCTGGCCGGGGCCAGTCTGTTGCTGCTGGCGGATCTGGTGGCGCGGCTGGCGCTAGCGCCGGCGGAGCTGCCGATCGGCATCGTCACCGCGTTCATCGGTGCGCCGTTCTTCCTTTATCTGCTGCTGCGAGGGCGTGCCTGA